In the Triticum aestivum cultivar Chinese Spring chromosome 2B, IWGSC CS RefSeq v2.1, whole genome shotgun sequence genome, GGGAACCAGCACCAGCACCACCACCCGCAGTCGCCGCAGCAGGACCCCGCGTACGACGTCTGGATCTCCGAGCCCACCTCCGTCTCGGAGCGCCGCCGGGTGCTGCTCAACCGCCTCGGCCTCTCCGCGTCCGGCTCCCTCCAGCCGCCCGCCTCCCCCGGCCGCCGCTCCGTCTCCGTCCCCTCCCCTctctcgccgccgccccgctcccgctctccctccccgccgccgcccgcatcgcctccaccggaggaggcggcggggcccgCGGAGGAGGACGGCCTTCCCAGATCCGTCGGGCACGGGAAGCCGCCGCTGGCCCGGAACGCGAGCATTGGCGGCGGCGAGCAGTGCCGGATCCGGAACCTGGACGACGGCACGGAGTTCGAGCTCGGGGAGGTGCACGAGGAGGTGGTCCGCGAGGTCGGCACCGGCCGCCAGCTCACCCTCGAGGAGTTCGAGCTCTGCCTCGGCCGCTCCCCGATCGTCCACGAGCTCATGCGCCGCGCCACCACCGCAGgcggcgcctcctcctccgcctccgaccTCCCCGCGTCGTCCAAGCCCCGCCGAAAGTCCGGCGGGTGGCTGCGCGGCATCAGGCACCTGGCCGGCACCGTCGCCTACGGAGGGCGCCGCGGCAGCACCGAGGTCAGGGacagggagaaggagaagaaggagagggagGCACGCCGCCTCAGCTCCGCCACCGACGACAGCCTCGACGGCAGCAGCACGCGCAGTGCGGGCAGGGTCAAGGTGCGGCAGTACGGGAAGACGTGCAAGGAGCTCACCGGCATGTTCATGACACAGGAGTTGGCCGCGCACTCCGGCTCTGTGTGGTGCATCAACTTCAGCCTCGATGGACGGTACCTTGCGAGCGCCGGCGAGGACCGTGTCATCCATGTCTGGGAGGTCTCCGAGGGTGAGAGAAAGGGGGAGCTGCTCGGGGAAGGCGCGGTTTCAAAGGAGAGCGGCGGCGGAGGCAGCCCGTTTGTGGCAGTTGCTGGAAATGGGTCGCCGGAGGTGGCAATGCTGCCGCTCAGCAGTGCAGACAAGGGCTTTgtggagaagaagaggaggccgagggTGCAGAGCAGTCGCAAGTCCGTCGGTTCTGATCATCTAGTTGTGCCCGAGTGCGTGTTTGGGCTCAGAGATAAGCCATTTTGCTCGCTCCTGGGGCACGCTGCTGATGTTCTTGATCTATCATGGTCCAAATCACAGGTACATACTCTGTCTGATATTTAATTGAAAAAATAGCTAACTGCTTAGTCTTACTTTTTCGGCACTTCAGTTAGACATTCCAAAAATTTAGAATCAACAGTTGCACTGCAATCTTCTTCAGAACAAAACAGAATGGTAATTTTTAGTTTTTATGGTGTCTAATACGGCTGTAAGAACCGTGATCATCAGAATTACTAAAAATAAACCATGCACTGTATGGAAAGCCACTTTCAACTTTTCACCTGGCCACACTAACTAGTTGGCAATAGGCCTCAGCATGCAACAATACACTGCATCCTGCCAATTGAACCAAAGGTCTGACTCTTGTGTGCTTCTGTATTTGCACTGCTGTAAGATTCACTTCTTCTGTATTGGTGGTGAATCTGTTACAACATGCAATTTGATTTATCCATTGTGTCAATTTTAATGCTCTGTAAACTGGTGAATAGCACTATCAGTTTATCCTCAGACTGCAGATCTAAACATAGTTCTAATAGTTTACACGTGATCAAACCATGGTTATGACCTGAAAACTGGATATCATTTTAATGATTGGTAAACTGGTAAAGAACACTAATAGTTGCATATGGTTGAAATTGGTCTGTTTATATTCGGTGCGTGAATGTTTGACCTAAAGAAAAATGCTTACCATCTATATATGGCTTCCATATCCCAAATGACAAGTACATCATATGGTTGTAGTACATGACCTGGCAAGAAAGACAGTAGGCAGTCATAAACAATAGCCTTCCTGTCGGACTATGCACACTTCCAACTTCTATCACTTGGCTGCACTAACTGGGCAATAGGCCTCACTGCCTCAGCATGCAACGTTGCACTACATCCTGCCGACTGAATCAAAGGCTTGTTTCTTGTGTGCTTCAGTTCCACTGCTGTAAGATTCACTTCTTTTGTATGAGTAGTGAATCTGTTGCAATTTGATTTGTTcattgttttgtcattttcatgctcTGTAAACTGGTAAATAATGCTATTAGTTGATCCTCAGCCTGCAGATATAAAGATAGTTCACATAGTTGTTTCTGCATGATTAACTATGGTTAGAACCTGAATATTGGTAAACTAGTAAAGAACACTTATAGTTGCATTTGGTTGAAAATGATCTGTACATATTCCGTGTGTAAATGTCTGTCCTTGAGAAAATTCTTACCATTGTATATGGTTTACAAATCCCAAATGACCTGTACAGTATACTGTAGTCATGATCTGACAAGCAAGACAGTAGGCATAGTCATAAACGATAGCCCTCCTGTCTTACTATTTCTCggatacgcacgagtgtgcgtatcattcATTAAAGAGGGGTGGGAAGACTCCCAAGATCCACATCGTACAAGCATATTTACATCGGGGGCGTTACGCCGCCCGCCACCGTAGAACCAGGCTAACTATATCTACCCGCCCTGCGACCTCCACAGCAAAACCTCGTCGTCCCCTCTGAATAAGCCCGCCTTCCTGTCTTACCATTCACTTCTCTCCTTCCCACGCAAAATAATTGGCCTTCTTTGCATCTGATGATGTCAACTATAATTGTATCGGCACCCTACTTGTTCACAAAAACTACAGCCCCGGTCGTGTTCAAATGCACGAGCAGCAAATCGACTTTCTATGGTATTTCTTAATTGAATAGCCAACTGCTTAATCTTACTTTTTTGTCACTCTGTTAGACATTCTGAAAATTTAGAATCAACAATTACACTGCAACCTTCTTCAGAACATAACTGAATGGTAAAAAAAATTGATGGTGTATGGTACGGCTGTAAGGACCATGATTATCAGAATGACTAAATCTAAACTATGCACTATATGGAATGCCACTTTCAACTTTTCACCTGGCTACACTAACTGGTGGGTGATAGGCCTCAGCATGCAACAACACACTGCATCCTGCCGAAGTGCCGATTTAACCAAAGACTTGGCTGTTGTGTGCTTCAGTTTTTGCACTGCTGTAAGATTCACTTCTTCTGTATTGGCGGTGAATCTGTTACAGCATTAAATTTGATTTATCCATTGTCACATTATTTTAATGCTCTGTAAACTGGTGAATAATACTATTAATTAATCCTTAGACTGCAGATCTAAAGATAGTTCAAATAGTTGTTTATGCGTGATTAACTATGGTTATGACCTGAAAACCGGGTATCATTTTCATAATCAATAGACTGGTAAAGAACACTAATGGTTGCATATGGTTGAAATTGGTGTGCTTATATTCGGTGCGTAAATGTCTGTCCTAAAGACAAATGCTTACCATTTATATATAGCTTACATATCCCAAAGGATGTGTACAGCATATGATTGTAGTTCATGATCTGGCAAGCAAGACAGTAGGCAGTCATAAACAATAGCCTTCCTGTCGTACTATACACTTCTCCCTACCATGCAAAATAATTGATCTTCTTTGCATTGAATAATATCAAACATAACATAGTGGGACCCTACATGTTTGCAAAATAATACCAACAAATGCATCAGTAGCAAATTGACCTTCGGTGTCCAGGGAGGTTTCTTTGGCATTCATGCGTGCTATACTTTTGCATTTTTGCACACTGTCTTCTTTTGAATTCTCCCAGAAGCCATTTTGCATTTCCGTCAGCAGGGATGCCTTTTTGGTTCCCGGGAGCATATGAACAGTAAAAccataaaaatatattttaaaaattcaaaaaaatcttaaTTTCTTTTGACAACATACATGTTCATATCTTCTATCTGCGTGCAAAGTTTGGTCAAGAAATGGCATAAGCTGTGATCTGGGCCCAAGGAAAAAATGTGTTCTAAAAGGCCTTTTCCAAAGCAGTATATTTGTATTTGTATTGGTACAGGCCACAAATTTGTATTTTCTGTTTTTACCATAATATTTTGCAGACAACCAAAAGCACACAAGCAAAAACACATGCCTACTTTTCCCTGATTCATTTGACATTTGCAAAATTGTTTATTACGCTGGGACCGTTTTGCATTTCCATCAGCTGTAGTTATAAAGTCACTTAGGTTTGATATGTTCACCATATGCATATTTATCTTGTCTTTGCTTCATATTTGGCTTTCAATCGTGCAGCCTAGTTGAATATAACCCATGGTGTGTTCAGATGTGTTCACCATTCCAATATAACCCATTGTGTTATTAACAGCTAAAAACCTTTTATGTGAACAATTTCTTGAATACATTTTTTTCCCAAACTAAAGTAGTTGAGTCTGTTAAACATACCCCAGTGTAGACTTGACTTTTGTGGGGCCCCAGCTTAAAATGAACAGTATTATGTAAAGGCACTAACCAGTTGTTTGTCTCTCATGCAGTACTTGCTTTCGTCCTCAATGGACAAAACTGTTAGGCTATGGGACATCACATCCAGTACTTGTTTGAAGACATTCTCACACACAGACTATGGTCAGTCTAGTTGCAGGATCATTTCTACATAACACCTTTTGGCCATTAACTATATATGCTTGGTGGAACCACACAATTGACTTCCTTCTGCGCACCCATTTTGTTGCAGTGACTTGCATCCAATTCAATCCGGTAGACGATAACTTCTTCATTAGTGGGTCACTGGATGAGAAAGTTCGTATTTGGAATGTCCATGATCGGAAGATTGAAGATTGGAATGATCTACATGAGATGGTTACCGCTGCATGTTATTCCCCCGATGGACAGGTATAGTTATTTTCATGATGGTAGTGAACATGTGTAGTGACCAACTGACCATGAACCTAGATGAGCTTATGCTCTGTTACTTTTGAAGGTTGCAATGGTGGGATCTCACAAGGGAAGCTGCCATTTATTTGATACAACTGGTATGCCACTCTAATCGTAGTTAAAAGCATCTGTTTATCTTTTGTTACAGTTAAGTAACAGTATCCTGATATAAAAAAGTAATCAGATGAAGTAACCTTACCTAGTGTTCTATTTCATCGATGACTGCAGAAAAGAAGCTTCAGTACAACAGCCAAATAGACCTAAGAATCAGGAAAAAGAAGTCAGGCCAGAAGAAGATTACTGGCTTCCAGGTACATAATTGCGCAGTGCATGCATTTTAGGGAACTAAATACTTTGTTTTGAAACACACATGCTTAGCATTTTTAAAATTTGGACTCTAAAATTCACAATGCTAATGTGATGCCAGCAATACCACCTAAGTATCTGTGTTTCATGCAACAGTTTGCTCCAGGAAGCTCCTTGGAAGTCCTGATTACTTCTGCAGATTCAAGAATCCGCGTTGTTAATGGCGATGagcttgttcacaaatttaaagGTAACATCTCATTCTCCTCCCGTTGTAAATTGTCTATGATATGTTTGCTGATGAAAATAAAGTTCTGTTCTGCACGAAGCTAGAGCACATGAGAAATGTCATTCTGTGTAATGTGATTTGTCCTGTCCTGATTCACTTGGATGGAATAAGATTCATTTACTTGATGTTTGATATTTTCACCAGGGTTCCGCAATACTAGCAGCCAAATATCAGCTTCTGTGGCTCCAAATGGGAAATACGTAGTCTGTGCCAGTGAGGACTCTCATGTGTACGTCTGGAGACATGACAACAGTTCCCATCCGAGCAGAAGCAGGAGTGCAGTTGATGTAACCAACTCGTATGAACATTTCCACTGCCGTGATGTAACTGTGGCAATCACATGGCCCGGTGCTGAAGCCCGTGGATCGCTCGGGTGTCGTAGCAGCAGGCACAGCGATTCGGATGGTGCAGTGAACTCTGTTCCTGAAACTCCTATACAAAACAAGGAGCATGGATCGAGTGGAACTGCTCACAGTCAGAGATACATCGAGAGCCCAGTTTGCGAAGGTGGCGCGAGCACAAGCACCAGCAATCATCCGGTCGAAGCAGCGTCCCCATCCTTGCCCGACGACCAATTACCGTCTGCCAAGAGCAGTCCTGGTCACAGCTCATCGGATCTTTGCATCGGAGCTATGGATGTCCAGCGCCGGTCCGCGTGGGGTCTGGTGATCGTCACGGCGGGACAGGGAGGAGAAATCAGAGTGTTTCAGAATTTTGGTTTCCCGGTTCAAGTGTAAATTAAGCATGAGAGAggggacttgttggttttgttacTGTATAGATATCTCTAGTTCTTGAGCAGTTCACCTAGGATTTGAACTAGCTGAAAGTTTTTCTCCGTTTTGATGCCTTGAGAGCTCCCTCCGAAAACCACACTATACTTTGATACAAGCTTGTGTAGTTGTGTGGTTGACGGCCAATGCATTTATTTGTTCATATCTTGGTTGTTTCCTCCTAGTTTTTCCTGCCAACACGGAGCAAGATCGTTAACCATTGTACAGCTTTATCTTTATCTAGTGTGGCTGTGGGAATTGGAACAATCTTAATTTTATTGTAAATATAATATATACCATAATTTTAGTGTGTGCCTGAGATCGAACTACGGCGGGAAAACGTAATTAGTGTGTGGAAGCTAAATACCACAGATCGGGCACCTACCTTTGCTtacttaagagcatctccaacaagcgtTTACTGTGCCGGAATCGCGAGTTATAGCGCGCGAGAGCCGGTCCAGCGGACGCGCTAAACTGCAGTGAAATATGGAAGAATCATGAAAGTGCCCCTATCTCTATTattagtgccacttgggttcaacagTGAAATATGGAAGAATCATGAAAGTGCCCCTATCTCTATTattagtgccacttgggttcaacgtGTCAACTGACTTAAGTGCGTCCGCCTACCTTTGACAATCTCGGATTGTCGACCACTTTTGTTGTGTAGTTCAAAGTGCCCCTTCTTCCGGAGCCAAtatgcatctctactttgatctCCTCCAATGGcgggatccctcgacacttgcaaccaagtattgcatagcaAGATGTCTTCGTTCATGGTGTAGTTGGCCCCTCTTCCTTTCGGTGCATCGACgatgccctcaccatcctcgtccacctcaaactcatgaTCATCGAAATGCATATCATTGGTTTACCAAtgagaattgttggagccaacacccatagttgacatataTGTCTCATCATTGAAACTACAAAGTCTATACAACAAAGCAAATAAGCTATCCATATGTATGCattcaaacaacaacaacaacaacaaaaagtggGCAAAATTTTACCTTGTGGGCATTTCATCGTACACCTTGTGCGCGTCGGTCGCCGGAACAACAAGTGAGCTCGCATGCGCTTCAGTCGCCGCCACATCCGTCGCACGCCCTGCAAGGTTCTTCTTCAGCCGCCTAGAGGAGCCGTCCGCCACCTTGTTCTTCTTCCCGAGCACCTTGCCCGCCTTTGCCCGCGCCGCATTTAGGAGCTTCGAGAGGGGGGCACGTGGCTTCACAGCGGGCGCCGGCGCAACGCCACCAGCCGCCGAGGTCGTCCGTGGCGGCATGAAAAGGCCGCGCGCGATACCGGTGCTTGGAGGAGCACCAGCGGAGGCGAAGCCAAagctccccgcgctagggtttgcgaCGTGGTGGCGGCGGAGGGGTCGCGGGTATAGAAAGGGGTAAGGGGGATGTCAGCGCGTCCGTCCATCGGGCGAATTCGCCGGCAGCGGCGCGGGCGGGGCGAAAGCGGCGCGGTGGAGAGGGTGCAACACAGACGCTCGAGTGTGCAGCGGGCGGAAGCGGGCACAACAAATAAACGGCGTGCGACGCCGTTTCGCCCCGCACACGCGATTTTTGCACCTCCGCTGGAGCGGCTGCGCGCGCGTAAAAAATACAAATTTTccagcgcggctgttggagatgctctaagtggtGATAGACCTTGCATTGGTTCGTTGCAAGGGCACCGTATCTTCAAAATCTCACACACGTCCATAGGCCAGAAGTGTTCCACTGACCGCTGTCTATTACAGCAACCATCATCATTCAAAAAGCACCAACCCAACTTAATCTACATTTTCTTTTGGTGTTATTGGGTTCACGCCGAGTATGAGCTGAGAGAACATCTGGTGATACGGGTTGTTAGGTGATACGATGCACCAAAGAATCCTTGACCATTAGACCTCCCTCAATGGGATAGGATGAATGCGCATGTGTGGCCAGCTCCTGCATTTTGAAATATGCCAAAAATTGAGCGTGAGTCCTCCTTCTactactggttaaacagcctcacTTTCATTCATGGTAGGGGGAAAAAAGGTCTCTGTTTCAATGTCCAAACATACATTTGAGCCTGGAAGTTCAACAAAATATACTACAACTCGGCATTCCACACgctaagggcgtgtttggttgcctccATGAGGCCCAACCAAGCCCGCGCGGGAAGAATCCGGCCTGTTTGATTGCCTGTTTTCACTGTTCGGCCCGCATGGCACGAACCTTAAAGCACTCCTGGGCATGGCTCCCTGGGAACGcccgaatcggcagtttctccagGGCCAGGCCTGAGCGGTGCACGCGCGCGGCCACACTAAGAGCCGAcagttattagcctcaccgccCCTCACCGCCCCCTCTCCCCATTCTCTccactctcccaactctcaccgGCGGCAGTGGATCGAAGCAGAGCaagaagaccaccggactccatcaccGGCGAGCGGATCATCACCCGGGCAGCGGCAATGGCGGTAAGAACTTCTCTTTTCGTCACACTAGTTTTTCGCGTTCGATCCGACAGTAGATTCGATCCACGGCGTAGAGgggaatggggaatagaggtagataagcatGACAGTTAATAGTAGTTCATACAAGTACCTAGGAGTTCATAGTAGTTCATGCAGGATCGGAATAGAGGTAGATCGGAATAGTAGTTCATAGTAGAAGGGGGATTGGGGTGCATAACCGCGGCCGCCGTCGCCTGCGTGCAGAGCGGCAGGTCGACTGGCTGTCCTTCATCTTTTTCTTCATCGCGTGCggggcggcgcgtcgtcgtcgtcgtcctcggcggagtcgaggtcgatctgccaGGTACGAAGGCCTGGCTCCGACTCCCTCGCTGACATCtgcaccggttcttcttcttcctcctcctccttaggctccccaTCGATGACCGCCGGCGGCGCGATAGCCGTCTCCCAGTACACTGTGGCACAACGGTCATTAGGAGCCCAGTAGTTCTTGTACTTGCACCACTTATTTCTCTGTTTAGCGTCTTCGGAGACGGCCTGGTTCATGGCCCAACGAATGATGTCAACTGCCATCGCGCCCTTCGCTAGGTCAGGAATCAACGTCTTTAGCTCTTCTGTAGTGGCCTTTATGAGCACTGCATTAGATTCCTTCTACATGTCAGGCATGGAgccgaagttcgagcacacctccatggtgttctTGAACTTGGTGCGGTCACCAGCCGACCACCCTAGGAAGAAGGCCCTCCGgccaatacccc is a window encoding:
- the LOC123047412 gene encoding WD repeat-containing protein 44: MPEAAALDPAVRNGDEGHEEDEEFHESLDRILSSSCSSTSASDDDADLLLHRRRRHGNQHQHHHPQSPQQDPAYDVWISEPTSVSERRRVLLNRLGLSASGSLQPPASPGRRSVSVPSPLSPPPRSRSPSPPPPASPPPEEAAGPAEEDGLPRSVGHGKPPLARNASIGGGEQCRIRNLDDGTEFELGEVHEEVVREVGTGRQLTLEEFELCLGRSPIVHELMRRATTAGGASSSASDLPASSKPRRKSGGWLRGIRHLAGTVAYGGRRGSTEVRDREKEKKEREARRLSSATDDSLDGSSTRSAGRVKVRQYGKTCKELTGMFMTQELAAHSGSVWCINFSLDGRYLASAGEDRVIHVWEVSEGERKGELLGEGAVSKESGGGGSPFVAVAGNGSPEVAMLPLSSADKGFVEKKRRPRVQSSRKSVGSDHLVVPECVFGLRDKPFCSLLGHAADVLDLSWSKSQYLLSSSMDKTVRLWDITSSTCLKTFSHTDYVTCIQFNPVDDNFFISGSLDEKVRIWNVHDRKIEDWNDLHEMVTAACYSPDGQVAMVGSHKGSCHLFDTTEKKLQYNSQIDLRIRKKKSGQKKITGFQFAPGSSLEVLITSADSRIRVVNGDELVHKFKGFRNTSSQISASVAPNGKYVVCASEDSHVYVWRHDNSSHPSRSRSAVDVTNSYEHFHCRDVTVAITWPGAEARGSLGCRSSRHSDSDGAVNSVPETPIQNKEHGSSGTAHSQRYIESPVCEGGASTSTSNHPVEAASPSLPDDQLPSAKSSPGHSSSDLCIGAMDVQRRSAWGLVIVTAGQGGEIRVFQNFGFPVQV